The Bacteroidota bacterium genome contains the following window.
TTGCACAAATTGCTCCTGAATTCACAACCAAAAGAATGATAGACGATTATCAATCTCGATTTTACGAAAAGTTGTATGAACGAAGCAATAAGCTAAAAATCAACGATTTTGAATTAGCTTATGATATTTCTGTATGGAAAAAACGAATTGAAAAAGTTTGGGATAAAATACAAATTGAAAGTATAAGTTTGCCAGACACAAATAAAGCTCCCTTGGTTCCCGACCAGCAATATAGCTGCAAAGTAGAATTAAAAACTCCCGGACTGTCGGCTCAGGATATTGGTTTAGAAATTGTTGTTGCTGAAATGGATACGGATAATGAAGTTCAATCGATTAATACACAGGAATTTGAATATATCAATTCTGAAAATTCTATTAATTATTATGAACTGAAAATCTCTCCAAAAAAATCGGGGATGTTAAATTTTGGGATTAGAATATTTCCTAAAAATGAATTACTCCCACACAGACAAGATTTTAGCACTGTTCGGTGGATTTAAAATTTATAAAAACTATTTCCCGCAATAAGTTTGAATAAAACTGGCTGCTGCTGAATATCCAAGTTGATAGGCTTTTTGCAGATCCTGGCATCCATCAGTGTTTTTACCTGAGTTTATTTTTGCTAAGCCTCTATTGAAATACGCCATTTTGAAATTTGGTTTTAGTGAAATTGCTTTTGAAAAATCGTTGATGGAATTATCATAATCTTTCAGGTTTAATTTCACTACTCCTCGATTCATGAAAAATTCTGCCGAATGAGAATTTAATTCTATTGCTTGATTCATATCAATTAGAGCTTCTTCAAATTTCCCCGATTTTGCTAACAAAAGTCCTCGTTGAGTATAAGCATCGGCAAATGTAGGCCGAAGCTCAATAACTTTTGTATAATCAAGAATTGCTTCAGCGATTTTATTAAACTTGCTATATGCATCAGCTCGATTATAATATCCTTGCAAAAATTCCGGGCTCATCTGTAAGCTAAAATTAAAATCGGAAATTGCTTTATCGAAAAGTTTTAAATTGGTATATGAAATTCCCCGATTATTATAGGCAAAAACCGATGTTCGATTCAGACGAATAGCTTCGGTATAATCGGAAACTGCTTTTTTATTTTTGCCTAAATCGGAATTTGCTAATCCCCGATTGTTCCATCCAACCGACGATTCTGGATATTTCTCAACTACATCTGTAAATAAAGTGATGCTATCTTTCCAGACATCGTTTCTGACAAAAGTAATTGAAAGTAAAACTACCGAATACAATATCAAAATGGTAATCATGGCATTTTTAAGTTTCGGCTTTTTTTCTAATGTTTTCATAAAATAGAAAGCAAAAATCAGAAATGCACCTATTGAAGGAATGTAAACATATCTGTCTGCCATGATAAAATCGCGCAAGGGTAGCAATTGTAAAACCAAAATAATATTGATGACAAAAAACAAAATGCCAAAAGAAATTATTTTGTTACGCTTGAGCGAATTCCAAAAACTATATAAAATGCCAAGCACAGGAATTATATATAATCCATAGGCAAAAAGTGAAATAGTGCCTGCACTTTTCGGATATGGATAAAAAGCAGAAAGTTTGAAAGGAAATACCAATTTCAAAATGTAATGAGTGAAAGCAAGACTTGCATAAACAATCTGTTCGATAAAACTACCG
Protein-coding sequences here:
- a CDS encoding tetratricopeptide repeat protein, encoding MKKKTKHIHSKKPAKTENYKLNKKHYYFLFAIIAATFIAYMPAMNNDFVRWDDDWYVENNHYIKSLETENVKAIFTDFFKGQYSPVTTIVLASVYQIGKLNPTLYHTVNVLLHLINSVLVFWFLLLLLRNIFKRNAIEISLIATLLFAVHAMHVESVAWVSAIKVVLYTSFFLASLIAYLKFVSKRKMKFYVFSLLFFLLSFGAKEQAVTLSITLVAIDFFLNRKLFSSKVIIEKIPFVVLSAILGIVTIYSSRTGEFFEDKNSGSFIEQIVYASLAFTHYILKLVFPFKLSAFYPYPKSAGTISLFAYGLYIIPVLGILYSFWNSLKRNKIISFGILFFVINIILVLQLLPLRDFIMADRYVYIPSIGAFLIFAFYFMKTLEKKPKLKNAMITILILYSVVLLSITFVRNDVWKDSITLFTDVVEKYPESSVGWNNRGLANSDLGKNKKAVSDYTEAIRLNRTSVFAYNNRGISYTNLKLFDKAISDFNFSLQMSPEFLQGYYNRADAYSKFNKIAEAILDYTKVIELRPTFADAYTQRGLLLAKSGKFEEALIDMNQAIELNSHSAEFFMNRGVVKLNLKDYDNSINDFSKAISLKPNFKMAYFNRGLAKINSGKNTDGCQDLQKAYQLGYSAAASFIQTYCGK